The window ACTAACTTCCACTCCCCCATAAACATGCAGATCAGAAGCAGTCTCCTCCAGGAGGCTTTTCCTGATACCTCTAACCCAGTCTCAACGCTGGCTGCACGAAGCACCTCCTTTTGTTCTCCCATGATGTTACTTTGAAGCTCTGTTGCTGCACTTTGCCTTATATTAGACTGTTTATGTCCATCTCACCAAATAGGCTCTAAATTCCCTTAAAATAGGAACCATCTTAGAGACCCACATGACAAGATGGAAGTAACCACCACTGCCTTGGTCCTTCAGCCCTCAAGAGGGGTCCTCTTCAGCCCAGGATGGTATGGGTACAGATTACTCTGCAAGCAATGGATAGCTCTTGTAGCTTTCTATCCCTTTTTGATAGTTCCATGTTTCTGACTATAACTTGGGTCCTTGTGTTGCCATGGTAACCAACTGTCCCAGAACACAGGCTTCTGGCAGTTGGACTTTTAGCCACTCAGATTCGGGATCTGAAGGATTTTGAACATCCCCAGTTTATGTGGGCAGCCACCGGAGCAGAGAATGACAGAGTCTGCaacgtgcacatgtgtgcatgcgtgtgtgcgtgtgtgcgtatGTATGTATTCTCCTTCCGCTGCCCCCAACCTACTTACATCATAGAAAAAGCTGGACAAAAAAGTGCCATCAGAGGGTGGGAGGATGGGCATCTAAATGATTGCaacctttctggaaagcaatttggtaTCAACTATCAGGAGACTTTAACATATTTGTGATCTTTGATCTATTAAATCCACATATCAGaatataaagggagaaaaaaaattattgacaaGGGGTTTACTggagatttatttattaaaacaataaccaCCACCTAATGGACATTAATAAGAAAGTGGTTAAGAATGAGAGACTAGccatgtacatatttattgcagGTTATGCCATAAAATATAACAATCTGTTTCAACTGATGTGACATTCATATCCACGTATGTATGAGAATGTGTGTATctgtataaatatacatgtataaatacatgtacatatttttttaaaggttgtaaGGAAACCCaccaaaatgttttaataatggtTATCACTATCTCTGGGTAATGGGATCGTAGATAtattaattttcatctttatactttttcatatttttcaaattgtatacaatgttcatttttcttttataatacaacTTCTTTTAACTGGAGTAAGATGGATGACGTGAGGCATCAGATGGAGATGCTTAGTAGAGAGGGTTGTTATACAAAGAAACAGGTTTTTAAAAGGAGGGGGCTCTTTTGCCCTTCAATAGAGACTGCAAAATAGGATGAACTTCTATCAGAGTGAGATGGGTCAAAATAGAGAAAGGAATGGATAGTGTTATTGCTTAAGTACCAACACTCCCCTCTTCTTCTCACCAAtcccatctatttttttctttctttggaagaTTCCTAAGATGAAGGAGACCATTTAAGCCTGTGAATTCCATGGCAGACTCATTCTCCAGCAGCGGCCGTGCTGACACTGAGGAGTGCAGCTCCGCATCAAACCTGAGCCTCTCTGTGGGTTATTACCCCTGTGAGGACACCTTCTCCTGTGAGCACACAATCTCCTGTGAAGACATGTCTTCCAAGGGTCCCTCAGTCCATTTAGTTCCTCCTATCCAAGGGACATGGCGGACCAAGAGTATAGGGAGACTCCTGGGGAGACAAGACCAAATTCAGGACGACCCAGAACAGTTTTGCAAACTAAGCATCACCCTGGCCTGGGATATTGATATGGGCTCTAACCATTCAGATTCCATCACTAATTGGGGTCTACATGGAGACAACCAGTGGATAGACCTGGATCCCAAAGAGAAGACACAACTGACTCTTAGCAAACTGGATGGTCTGGTGCAATGGCTTGAAAACGTTTTACAAAATCAGaaagatgatgaagatgatgaatCTGTGTTCCCTGAATCTGCTCACAAGGAGAATTTCCAGCTGCCCAGCAGCTCCCCTCCAGATACAGCTCAAGTCAGT of the Rhinolophus sinicus isolate RSC01 linkage group LG02, ASM3656204v1, whole genome shotgun sequence genome contains:
- the LG02H12orf71 gene encoding uncharacterized protein C12orf71 homolog codes for the protein MADSFSSSGRADTEECSSASNLSLSVGYYPCEDTFSCEHTISCEDMSSKGPSVHLVPPIQGTWRTKSIGRLLGRQDQIQDDPEQFCKLSITLAWDIDMGSNHSDSITNWGLHGDNQWIDLDPKEKTQLTLSKLDGLVQWLENVLQNQKDDEDDESVFPESAHKENFQLPSSSPPDTAQTISQATGSQRTSTTETSSVSSDLPEDSHSNTQALSCLNFRWVFRWLRQHVLPSFGGREHPEKATEYPHRLTQKKRLFHRSKRIQPQESLELG